The genomic region GGAAACACGTTGGCACATCGCAGGCCCCTGGGCGGTCTCGGTCAGGCCCGAGTTCTATTGGGATCGAAATGGCCTGATGACGGGATCCGAGCAATTCATCAAGGCTGTCACGACCACCGGTGAGTATCGGATACCCTACAAATGGACCACGACGATCTGTCGGCTGGAATACCGGTATGACGATTCCACCGGACCTGGCGGGGGATTCTTCAAAGGGACGAACAACGTCCTCACACCGGGGCAGCAGATGCTGATCTTTTCCGTCGTCGGAACTTTTGATTCCCCGTAATGCTTCACTCGGTCCTGAGACGATACCCGACTCCCAGTTCCGTGACGAGATACCGGGGATGCGCCGGGTTGATCTCGACTTTGTTCCGGAGCTGCCGCATGTACACCCGGAGGTAATGGGATTCTTCGACGTGTAACGGACCCCAGGCTTCTTTCAACAATTGGCGGTGGGTCAGCACCTTTCCGGCATGGCGGACAAGGGCCGTGAGCAACTTGTATTCGATAGGCGTGAGATGGATTTCTTTGCCCGCCACGAACACCTGCCTCCGCCCCAGATCGACCCGCAATCCCTGGATGGAAAACACCGATTCGCCGGCGTCGGCGATTCGAGCCACATGCCTCAAGGCGGTGCGCATTCGAGCGAGCAGTTCGGAGACTCCGAACGGCTTGGTCACATAGTCATCGGCGCCCAGGTCGAGCGCTTCGACTTTCATCGGTTCCTGATCTCGAGCCGACAGGACGATGATCGGCGTGACCGTCCATTCCCGCACCAGCCGAATCACCTCAATCCCGTCGAGATCCGGAAGGCCGAGATCGAGTAGGATCAGGTCCGGGGTTCGCGCCTTCGCGTCCACCAGGCCCTGCCGTCCCGTGGTCGCCTCCAGTAATCGAAAGCCATGCGCCGGCAGCGTGGCGCGCAGGAATCGCCGGATCTCCGGTTCATCCTCTATGACAAGCACTGTGACGTCCTGTCCGGACATCTCGGATCGGCCTTTCGGTGACAACGGCCTGCGAGTCGATCAGACCGGTTTGACCTCGGCTTGCTCCGCCTCGATGGACGGTTGCCGCTCCACGAGGGGAATAGTCAAGCGGAAGCTCGCTCCCCCTCCCCGCCGATTTTCGGCCCAAATGCGTCCGCCGTGCGCTTCGACGATACCGCGACAAATCGTCAGCCCCAATCCCACACCACCGTCGCGCGCGGTCTGGCCTCGATAGAACTTGTCGAAGATGCATGTTTCTTCCCCGGCCGGAAGGCCGGGGCCCCGATCGGCCACCTCCATCATGATTTCACGGCCGCTCGCCGACGCGAACACCTCGATTGTGCTTCCCGAAGGCGAGTATTTCGCGGCGTTCTCCAGCAGATTGATCAAGACCTGCTCAAACAGGACGCCGTCGACCAGGACAAGAGGCAGATCGGCGGGACATACCGTGGCCACGACGTGGTCGTGCAATCGACCTTCCAGCCGCGCCAGCGCCGCGCCCACGATTTCGTCCGCCGGATGCCATTCTTTGCTCAGCCGCACGGCCCCCGCCTCGAGGCGCATCATGTCGAGCAGGTTCTTGAGCAGGCGGTCCAGACGGTCGGCCTCTCGATGGATCGACCGGGCGAGTTCGAGGCGGGCCGACGAGTCCAGCCGCCCGTGCTCCTCGATCAGAACGCTGGCGGCGCCCGTGATGGTGGCGAGCGGAGTCCGCAGGTCGTGCGAGACCGAACTCAGGATCGCGTTCCGCATGCGCTCGGTTTCCGCCTGCATGTGAGCCTGGTGTGCCTCCTCGGAGAGGCGCGTCCGCTCGAGGGCCAAGGCAATGTGATTCACGAGAGACTCGAGTAAGTGTACCGGTTCGGAATTCAGCAAGGAGCCGGCGTCCTTCGGCCGCACGGCCACGACTCCGATCGGCCCGGTTGAGGCGACCAAGGGAAGATACAATGCCTTCGCTCCGGGCAGCGTATCGGTTCCGATCCCGGCGCGCTCGTTGTGATCGAACACCCATTGAGCGACGCCGGATTCCTTCGGATCGAACTCGAAATACAATGACTCGCCGAGCTGAATCCTGACTCGCTTGTCCGCATCGGCCAAAAAGACCGCCACTTGACTGTCGAATACGTCGCGCAGATGACGGACTGCGAGCCGTGTCAGCACCGGCGTCCCTCTGTGAGTCGCGAGATCCCGGCTCATTGCATACAGCACGGCCGTTCGCTGCTCCCTCTCCCTTGCCAGATCGGCCTGCTGCCGAATCCTGACGGCGAGACCGCTGATGACGAGCGCGACGATCAGCATCACCCCGAAGGTCAGCGCGTATTCGATATCCGACACGGCGAAGGAGAAGTACGGCGGGACGAAGAAGACGTCGAACGCTGCCACGCTCAGAAACGACGCGAGCACGGAGGGACCGCGCCCATAGCGTATGGCCACGACGACCACCGCAATGAGATACATCATGATGAGATTGGCGGACCCGAAATACGGAAACATCGCCCACGCGATCGCGGTCGCGATCAGGACTCCCAGAACCGCGTATCCGTATACCGGGAGACCACTCGTCCTCCGGAACGTTCTCCGGACGAGGGGCTCACCTTCGCCGACGTCCCCCGTCATCACGTGGACATCGATGTCCCCGCTCTGATGGATGAGGTCCGATACGACCGAACCGAAAATCCATTCCTTCCACCACGTCCGGACCGGCTTACCCACGATGATCTTGGTCACGTTTCGGCGGTGCGCGAAATTCAGCAGCTCCCGCGCCACATGCTCGCCTGTCAAGGTCGCCGTTTCGGCGCCGAGCCGCTCGGCCAGTCGCATGGTGTGTGACAGCCGTTCCCGATCCTGTTGCGGCAGGCCGATATGACGGGGAACCTGTACGTATACGGCGATCCATTTCGCATGCAGTCCCGCAGCCATCTGACGCGCGGCTCTCACCAGCCGCGGCCCCCGGGGCTTCATGTTGACGCACACCATGATGGTGTCCGCCGCGGGCCAGGTCCGGATCACCGCGTGGTCGCGTCGGTAGACCTCCATCTGCTGGTCGACGCGCTCGGCGGTGCGTCGCAGCGCGAGCTCACGGAGCGCAATCAGATTTCCTTTCGTGAAGAAATTCTGAACGGCATGCTTGATCTGGTCTGAAACATAGACTTTTCCGTCCTTGAGGCGCTGCAAAACATCATCGGGCGGAAGGTCGATGAGTTCGACGTCGTCGGCCCGTTCCAAGATGGAATCCGGCACCGTCTCGCGCACGCGCACTCCGGTGATCCGCGCCACCACATCGTTCAAGCTTTCCAGGTGCTGCACGTTCACCGTCGTGTAGACGCTGATGCCGGCCTTCAGAAGTTCCAGGGCATCCTGCCAGCGTTTCTCGTGGCGAAGTCCGGGCGCGTTGGTGTGGGCCAGTTCATCGATGAGAATGATGACAGGACGCCGCGCCAAGGCTCCGTCGAGGTCGAACTCGTGAAGCAGGGCGCCGCGATACTCGACCTCGCGGCGCGGCAGGACCTCCAGACCGCTTACCAGGGCCTCGGTATCCGGCCTTCCGTGGGTTTCCACGACCCCGATGACGACGTCCTCGCCGTCCCGCCGTTGTTCGTGAGCTGTTTCCAGCATGGCATAGGTCTTTCCCACGCCGGGATTGGCTCCGAAGAAGATTTTCAGTTTACCTTCCGACCGTTTGGATTCTTCGGCTCGAACGCGAGCGAGGAGCACGTCGGGATTCGGGCGTTCCTGATTCATGAGAGAGGCCCTCGTCGCGGGCTGTCGAACGGATTGGACTGAAGCATGTAAATTTTATGGGAGGGCGATCGGGCCGTCAATGAGAGGACGGGACGGTCTGGTTCGCATGATGGCAGGCCGTTCATACGAGGCGATCAGCGGATCTGATCGATCGCCATGTTCAGCTTCAAGACGTTGACCCGCCGCTCTCCCAGCAATCCGAACTGGCGCTCTTCCGTGTACCGGCTTACCAGGGCGTTCACGGTCTCCTCCCCTAGGCCTCGCACACGCGCCACCCGCCGAACCTGATAGCGTGCCGCGGCCGGACTGATATGGGGGTCGAGTCCGCTCCCGGACGCCGTAACCAAGTCGACTGGAATGGGTGCGTCGTTGCCCGGGTCCGCGGCTCGTAGGGCATCGACGCGTGTTTTCACCGTTTCGATCAGAACAGGATTGGTCGGACCGAGATTCGACCCGCTCGATGCCGCGGCATTGTACGGAAACGGCAAGGTGGCCGACGGGCGGCTCCAAAAATATTCCGGTTTGTGAAACGGCTGCCCGATCAATTCCGATCCGATGACGCGACCGTGACGAACGATGAGGCTGCCGTTGGCCTGCCCCGGGAATGCCAGTTGGGCCAATCCCGTGACCGCCGCCGGATAGACCAAGCCCGTAAGGACCGTCATGATGAATAACAGCGTGAGCGCAGGCCGTATGTGCACGCGCATCACGACTCCTAGGTGAGATGCAATGAGACGAGGAGCCAATCGATCAATTTGATTCCGACGAACGGCACGATGACGCCGCCCAGGCCGTAGATGAAGAGATGCCGCCGCAATAGAGAATCGGCCCCCATCGCACGGTACTCCACGCCACGCAGCGCGAGAGGAATCAGCGCGACGATGATGAGGGCGTTGAAGATGACCGCCGAAAGGACGGCACTGCGTGGGGTGGCCAGATGCATGATGTTCAACGTGCCCAGAGCCGGATAGGTCGTCGCAAAAGCGGCGGGAATAATCGCAAAATACTTGGCCACGTCGTTGGCGATGCTGAAGGTGGTCAGCGCGCCGCGCGTCATCAAGAGTTGTTTGCCGATCTCCACGATCTCGATCAGCTTCGTGGGATTGCTGTCGAGGTCCACCAGGTTGCCGGCCTCCTTGGCCGCTTGCGTGCCCGTGTTCATCGCCATCGCGACGTCGGCCTGCGCCAACGCCGGCGCATCGTTCGTTCCGTCGCCGGCCATGGCGACGAGGCGTCCATCGGCTTGGAGATCGCGGATAAGCTTCAGTTTGGCTTCGGGCGTGGCTTGCGCCAGAAAATCGTCGACCCCGGCCTCCGCCGCCACCGCGGCGGCGGTCTGAGGGTTGTCT from Nitrospira japonica harbors:
- a CDS encoding response regulator, encoding MSGQDVTVLVIEDEPEIRRFLRATLPAHGFRLLEATTGRQGLVDAKARTPDLILLDLGLPDLDGIEVIRLVREWTVTPIIVLSARDQEPMKVEALDLGADDYVTKPFGVSELLARMRTALRHVARIADAGESVFSIQGLRVDLGRRQVFVAGKEIHLTPIEYKLLTALVRHAGKVLTHRQLLKEAWGPLHVEESHYLRVYMRQLRNKVEINPAHPRYLVTELGVGYRLRTE
- the kdpC gene encoding potassium-transporting ATPase subunit KdpC, translated to MRVHIRPALTLLFIMTVLTGLVYPAAVTGLAQLAFPGQANGSLIVRHGRVIGSELIGQPFHKPEYFWSRPSATLPFPYNAAASSGSNLGPTNPVLIETVKTRVDALRAADPGNDAPIPVDLVTASGSGLDPHISPAAARYQVRRVARVRGLGEETVNALVSRYTEERQFGLLGERRVNVLKLNMAIDQIR
- a CDS encoding sensor histidine kinase, coding for MNQERPNPDVLLARVRAEESKRSEGKLKIFFGANPGVGKTYAMLETAHEQRRDGEDVVIGVVETHGRPDTEALVSGLEVLPRREVEYRGALLHEFDLDGALARRPVIILIDELAHTNAPGLRHEKRWQDALELLKAGISVYTTVNVQHLESLNDVVARITGVRVRETVPDSILERADDVELIDLPPDDVLQRLKDGKVYVSDQIKHAVQNFFTKGNLIALRELALRRTAERVDQQMEVYRRDHAVIRTWPAADTIMVCVNMKPRGPRLVRAARQMAAGLHAKWIAVYVQVPRHIGLPQQDRERLSHTMRLAERLGAETATLTGEHVARELLNFAHRRNVTKIIVGKPVRTWWKEWIFGSVVSDLIHQSGDIDVHVMTGDVGEGEPLVRRTFRRTSGLPVYGYAVLGVLIATAIAWAMFPYFGSANLIMMYLIAVVVVAIRYGRGPSVLASFLSVAAFDVFFVPPYFSFAVSDIEYALTFGVMLIVALVISGLAVRIRQQADLAREREQRTAVLYAMSRDLATHRGTPVLTRLAVRHLRDVFDSQVAVFLADADKRVRIQLGESLYFEFDPKESGVAQWVFDHNERAGIGTDTLPGAKALYLPLVASTGPIGVVAVRPKDAGSLLNSEPVHLLESLVNHIALALERTRLSEEAHQAHMQAETERMRNAILSSVSHDLRTPLATITGAASVLIEEHGRLDSSARLELARSIHREADRLDRLLKNLLDMMRLEAGAVRLSKEWHPADEIVGAALARLEGRLHDHVVATVCPADLPLVLVDGVLFEQVLINLLENAAKYSPSGSTIEVFASASGREIMMEVADRGPGLPAGEETCIFDKFYRGQTARDGGVGLGLTICRGIVEAHGGRIWAENRRGGGASFRLTIPLVERQPSIEAEQAEVKPV